Sequence from the Eriocheir sinensis breed Jianghai 21 chromosome 63, ASM2467909v1, whole genome shotgun sequence genome:
TTCTTCAACCCTTTCTCTTGAAGCAGATGCCATTCCATTGCCCCTTTCTTCTTCATGCTTAGGACTGCTCTTGTAACTATTTTGTGTAATAATATACAAGTTGGCTAGTGACAGCTTTTTCTTCAGCATCTCTTCTTTAGTGTAATTTCTGACATTCCATAGTtaagagaaagatatatagaatATTTTAGCTTTATTAATGCCCTACAATAGATCCTGGACAATATGAAATGTTTAATATATGATTCATTTGTTAATTTATAAGAAATTTATTGTTGAATCGATGAGATGATGTAGTCGCAGCTTTGTGGAGGTGTAACTGTAAGAAACTGTGTGTATAATGAGTAGTGTTGGGGCATGTAGGCGAGTGTGTGGGGAGGAGACCCTCAGCTTTCTTAAATCAGTGATGCAGTTTTGTCCTCGTGTAAGGCGAAGGAAACTCACAGCAGGCATCTAGCAAGGCAAGGCCGAGCCGGGGGTGACCAACACAGCTAGTCAGACACACATTACTCTGTAGGTTGTTGTTCACACTTCATGTAAAGACCCAAGGTGATACTCACTAGTCATTTTACTCAGTTCTTATACTCACAGACTCTTAGAAGCCCAATAGCTATGCATGCACAGCACAGCACTAACCTCTATAACACACATCACTATAGCATAAATAACGTAGTAAGTACGTTGGTGGTTGTGACTTATTTATAGTGTTATTGATTTTATCATGATTTTAGATTGCCTGATTTTGTAAAAtatttgcatctctttctataaTCTTGCTTGCTTATTTCATATAATTTGCATCACTTACTTAGTTCTATTATCTTTTTACCAATAATTTTCTTCATTAAACCCTTATACCTTTCAGAGGCATTTCTTTTACTCTAAtgagtgtgtgttttctttcctaCAGTTACATTTTCTACTTACTCATTTCAAGACTTGCTACAGCCTCGGCAAGTGTCTGGTATTAGTTCTGTGATTGTGATGTTTTAGTACGTAGGAAAAGATGTGGGACATAGAGCTTTTAACTTGTTTCATCATGACTATTCTTAAGTGTGTTTGCACAACAGAAAAGGTGAATGTGCAAATGTATTTCTTGCCTCCATAGGGAGTAAGAGGCTGCATGTGATGATTGTTTGATTCAGATTTACTACAACAGCAAATCTTCTTTATCAGCAGACAACTGTATACAAGGCTTATAGTCACTCTTATCTCTTTGTAACATTAATATGCAAAGACAAGCTTACCTATGCTTCTATCCCTTGATGTAAGCTGGATGTCTGGCATAATGAGGGTCCAATTGTTCTCCTTTTCCACATTATCAAGATCTTATATGTAAACAGTATCAGTAAGTTTGAGTGCCAAACAAAAATGTTCTGAAGAATGTAGTGACTTTACTTGTGTCAGTATGTATTAGTCGGCCTGTGCCTCACCACCAGTCCATGCATGGTGGGAGGAGGGCCGGGTGGTGCAGTGCCTGGGGCCGTGACTCCTGATGTAATGGTGTCTGAGCCTCAGTTGGGGCATTAGTTTGTGGGAGCAGAAGCAGCTATGTTGTCTGGCCCAATCAAGGTTGTGTTGCCTTTCCTCTTGAGTCCATTGGCTAGTCGCAGCGCTGGATGAGGGGCCGCACAGGTGATCTCGTCCCGCTGCTGCATATATTGTTCCGATCTCGACGCTGTACTAGTCTAGAGTGGTGATACGGAAGAGCCATATTGTTTATTTTACAATATATCTTAAGTTAAAGAAGGTTGTCTGACATGTTTCCCTTTTCTAGTGTTTACTTCTAAAATAGCTGATAACATGGGGGAGATTTTGAGGGTTTATCATTGTTATGCTTAAAAAAGTCTGGATTCTACATATATAATTGATTATGTATTTTGCCAAGTTAATAGTGGATGCATATTTAGTGTTGCTCCATTCCCCTCTGCAGTGGGCATTCTCAGTGTTAGATACTGTCCACTTTATCTATGGCCTTGATGCATAAGCCCTTGGCAAGTGTGTTCCACGatcttcttttgttcctcctttaaAGATACCACAGCTTGTCGGCCAGGCTGGGCGGGGGGGAGTCATGGATTGCTTGGCCTGTGATGGAGGCAAGCTTGTGAGCATACAGGCAGGGGGCTGGCACTCTCACTGGGCCCTGGGGGAGTAGAGaaagcaacagtagtagtagtaactgggGTAGAGGTGTTAACAGTTGTTTAGTTATAGTGATAAATAATTGACGTGTACTTTTCGATACTAACAACTTAAATGAAATGAGTTGTACAAGTGTTTCGGAGAGCTCATTAGGCTGCTCTGGCATTGTTACTCCAGCACACCCACGCACTCACCATCCCAACACACCATCCCATCCCACCCAGCACACTCACCATCCAGTTATagtagaggaaggagagcttgtaggCGAGGCGCTGGTGGCGGTCTGGGTCGAGATTTGTGTTTTGGTCCACCAGGATATTGTACGAGGTGGGGGTGACTGTTCCCTCTGTTACACGCTGACTCACCAGGAAGAAGTCATACCTAGAGGAAGGGAGTgctggtgaggggaaggagggagagggcgggTAATGATAGTGTTGGTAATGGGGTGGAAGGGCAATGGTAATGTAGGTGAAGGATAGGGGAATAATACCGGTGTTAGTGTCTGGATAAGGGAGTCTCAGTGACGGTAGGGAAGGGGTAATATTAGTGTTGGTGCCGAGGGAAGCTGGAGTGGATGGGGGTGTTGTGTTTATAGGTTACTGCGGTGATGTTGGATTTGTAGGATATATGTCATGGGTGTGAGGCAAGAGCAAGtagagggaccaataagaaacatgatccccgcagctaccgggttaaagtgcAGGTTGGCAGGAGAGATGTATGTACGCGTGAATGTCAGATAAGGAGTGGGTTGTCAGAGAGATTCATGTATggtcgtatgtatgtatgttcttaTCCATACTCACCTCTCAGGCAGGGTAATAACATCATCACACACAGTGCCGGGGGGAGGGTTGACGGGGCGGCCACTGGAGGCGCCCTCGGCAAAAAGGCGGGAGTGTATCCTTTTGCTGACCACGATGAAGCTGAAGCCGGGGTGGAAGTTGAAGGCCGCAAAGCAGTTCTAGGGAggagtatagaggaggaggagggaatgtggCAGTAGAATGTTAAGACCTGTTGTAGAAGTAGTGTTTTGGAGAGCTTGTTAGGATTCTCTCCCATCGTTGTAGTAGCACACTCGCCATCCCAACACACCATCCCATGCCACCCAGTACACCCACCTTGCACACTCACCATCCCAACCcatccttaacctggtagcagcgacaggccaaatttgtggctttaccgtgtaccagcccaaatatttgccatgatataaatccccccaaaatagatgatgcataaactgatcacaaatgcgttgatatatactgtgaaatggtttgcgcgagttatgatttttttttcattattctcgcttaagaaaaatgatccctgcagctaccgggttaaaaggacCTTGGCACTAACATcccaggccaggattcaaacTTGTGCCCGTACATTCATAGCTAGGCatactaaccactacaccaccgAGGCTTAATCAATAGGAATAGGCAGAAATTAAAATGAGTAACAGTGAATGAAGGAATCAGGATGGAGTAGAATAGCAGGCATGGTAGAATGTTACAGTATGCCTTTGAGAATGATAATAATGCCTCTTCATACAATAGTTCAAAGCAGGAAGCATTACAAAACTTGGATGACTGGGTCTGACTCGCTATCACAGGGGAAGGGATAACTTGTACATTCCCTTTTCTCggtcctgggcggagtggaaaaatttggatggcttttccgataccctacgcccctgtccacccagcagtgaatgggtaccaggtattaatcaggggttgtgttccgtctcctggggtctgttcccttctataattccttccccttctgtctctctccggcatatgaccacagatgttgcgccgactgaacgaaactttccaactttcccttttCTCGGCACCGTCCTTTCTTACCCTGATGGCAGCAACTTCCGTATCCTTAACGTAGGCGAGCTGTCCGTCCCCCACACCATCTCGGTACACCAACACCCGCTCTGGGAGGCACCCGTTCACCCGTGCGTAGTGGGCCAGTGCGTCTTGGTTAGGTGGAATAGGTGGAGGAAGAATGTATTAGATGAGGGGTAAGGATGAGCAGGTGAGTGGGAGAGATGGAATGGGTGTTGTGTGTATGGATATTCTGTTTTTTGTGTTTAGTTTGGTTATTAAtgtcttgttttatgtgtgtgtgtgtgtgtgtgtgtgtgtgtgtgtgtgtgtgtgtgtgtgtgtatcattcactcatggtctgatcacatgctggacgtcatctctctctctctccctctcacacgtaactaacccctccctctcccttccccagcctccctcTTTGCCCCAGTCCCCCTTGTTATGCTTCTTCAGACAACCCCAGTTCCTGACGCTATACAAACCCTTCACATACACTTCTCTCAACCCTTGCCCTACCCACCCTTCCTCAACCATCTCTTATCTCTTGCCCCTATAAATACCCCTGCCAATTCACTTCTCTTATGttaacccttcccctatttacCCTCTTTCAACCATCCCTTACCTCTTGCCCCTATAAATAACCCTGCCAATTCACTTCACTCGTCAACCCTTGCCCTACCTACCCTTCTTCAGCCATCCCTTATCTCTTGCCCCTATAAATACCCCTGCCAATTCACTCATCAACCCTTCTTCAGCCATGCCTTGCTCCTTGTCCTAAATAACATCGCCCGTCCCCTTACTGGTAACAGCCGCACTGAAGTTGTTGGCGAGCTCCTGGTGAGATGCGTGTCGGGTCACTTGACCGTAGTATTGCGTCAGGCTCTGGTTGTAGGACGCCACCACAGCCCCCCacgacgccccgccccgccgccccccctCGTGGTAGGCGTCATATCCCACCACCATTGTGTTctgtgggggagaggaagggggtgtgtgtgatggtatggtggtggtgggatagttTACAGTTATAGGGATGTATGGAAAGGTGATGGGTCTATGGTTGTGGGTAATGTGCTCCCTGTAATGTCTGGGAATAGAGGTGGAGAGTGATGGGAGGGTGGTGATGAGATAGTCCAGTGATATGGAAGTACAGGTTGTTGTTAATGTATTCACTGTAATGTTTAGGAATAGCAGTGGAGAATGGTATGAATCAGGGAGGaatgaatatagaaagagaaaaggtctGTGGTTGCTGTTAATATATTTCCTGTACTGATTGGGAAGTAGAAGTGGTGAGTGAtgtgaataatgaatgaatgagggagagggtGGTTTTACATGAGCGTTAGATATactacaaatgtgtgtgtgtgtgtgattgtaatGTATTTTGATGGGCACTAGGGAGGGTTAATATTGTATGTAGTATAGGGTTAAGGAATGGTTTGGTATGGTTGTGGtgagggaagggtaaagggaagctgttaaagaaaaaataagggaaagaagggaggttcatcatcatcatcatcatcatcgtttaacgtccatttattccctatggtggggttggacgggatatgagcctcctccactgttgccggtccatagccatttcttccgtgatgttcagcctcctcatatcttcctccaccacctttctccacgtcttccttggccttcctggtggtcgtctgccctctacctcaaagttcagtgcatgtctcaggatgtgttctcctcttctcctcatatGTCCAAACCACCTTAGTCTGGTCTTACTCACATAGAtaggaaagcaagaaaaggaggaagtacttgtatgtttttttatgtgtgtgtgtgtgtgtgtgtgtgtgtgtgtgtatctaagaACCAATGCCCACCCTGAGAGGCATCTGGACGGTCCACGCCTCCCCGCCCAGCTTACAGTTGATCTGGATGGCCACACGCGTCACAATGGACAGCAGACGGCCCTTGTGCTGGAGACTCTTGGCCAGCACCatctgagagaggagagagatagatgaGAGACTGATTGATTTGTTAGGTTTTATATTCATGGTGCTGCAACTGAAAGAAAGTGAATTTACGGGAAGAGACcacctatccatccatctatctatccagccaTACATATATAGAACACATGCATACAAAAGATAAGACATAGAGGCACAGTAACACCAATCTTCACCTCCTATGCACTCTTCGGGTCGTATTTAAGACATATCGCCtcccaagaacgcatatttgacaaggctttcataggcatggtgggcatttccaggagtagttttatgaccctggtggtagtgtgaatcttcttctgtaccatgaacctgaagaaacacccattggagcttgactgaccccctctttgacctttagaaatggctgatgtgagaagcgaaagtgttttatGATACCAACCTTCATTTTCAagtcttacctctccctcccctcctcccctataGCCTCAGAACACACCTGTGAGGGCGCCGCCATCACCATACACACATGCCTCTTAACGGCCACATAGCGGTCCAGCCTCGTGTTGGGGATGACGCACACCACCAGGCCCACCCCCATGTGCTTCCCCAGGGCCTTGAGATAGTCCTGTGGCCCGTCCCCCTGTAGCAATGACTCCCTGGGggcatggaggaaaggaagtgttagcggaggagggacaggaggaggtgttcagggagggaggaaagagaggagagatgttATGTCAAGGAAGGTAGATTGTGTTTAAAGCAAGATGAAGGTGGTAGTTTAGGTATTATAAAAGAATTAAAGATGGAGAGCAGTGAATGAGGAAGACTTAATTGGTTCAGAAGGTTAGGCatcaaaaggaaaaaatgaataaaagatagAGAGCAGTGATTGAGCAAGACTTAATCcgatagcagcggggatcatgtttcttaatggtccctctaagcaagaaaaatgagaaaaaatcacccctcacacaaaccatttcataatacatatcaaagcaaattcgatcagattatgtatcatctattttttggggtttatatcacggcacaaatttggcccgtcgctgctacacggtaaagccacaaatttggcccgtcgctgctaccgggtaaatAGGTTCAGAATGTTAGgtgttagggttaggttaggtttagaaggttaggttaggttaggttaggtttagaaggttaggttaggttaggttaggtttagaaggttaggttaggttaggagattATGACCATTCTAATAAGGAAAGTGAGCCCAGTCcatatccctttttttccattgccTCACTgaacctcacctcaccaccttcctttcttcctttgcctcGTCTATCCAATTATCCATCCACTCACCTCACTTATCACCCCTTCCCTtaactcatccactcacccatccTTTCACCCAACCTCACTGTCATCTTTCCGCTGCTTACTTCATCTCTTCATCCATCAATCCGATCCACTCCatgtcactttttatttttttattattatttgttttattttttattacgtgTCAGCCttatagcaccagtaggctttcttgaggggcctggatggtggtcggctccagcccgtaacggtgcaggcaagtgtttttttatagtggtgccatcttgtctTGCCTCTCTTGACGTCAtccattcatcctcccttctgaTTCACccacctctccatctttccttaccTAATCTATTTGTCCATTCACTCCACTGTACCATCTTTCCTCCACATAATTCATCCACCATCCTCTTGCCTATCCAACCCACCttaccatcttcctttcctttccttaccacaCCCGCACATCCCCTTCCGCAACACTCACATGGTCGGCGGTGGCATGGTCATCCCAAGCGTGGGTGTCACCTTCCGCAGGGCCACCACCAGCTCCTCTGCCTCCTGTCGTAGCCGCGCAGGGAACACCAACACCCAACGGCCCACCTCGCGACACACGCTGAGGGGGACgtctggagggagggggagaggttaagggtgagggaggcgagaggcaaggaaggaggaagggatggtagagaggaagaggaaaggaaggaggaagggatggcagaaaaggaaggaaagaagggaggcatagataatagggaagagaaagtaggaggaagttacatggtaagaaaggaaagaaagggaaagggaagaggaagggatggtagataaggaaggaaagaagaaagccacagataacaggaaagagaaaatagtcgGAAAGTCactgaataggaaaggaaagaaggacacaGGGGCAAGAACGATagcgaggaaagaaagtaaaggaagaaggaatagtcACAGCGCACCTTTGACCTCCCTGGCCCAGTCCCCGTCGCTGCCCGTGTAGGTGAAGGAGCGATGGGCCTGCGTCAGCACCTCGCCGGGCAACACTCTCCCTCGCACCTGTGACAGCTCGCGGGAGAAGGTCAGCCCCCATTGGTCCAGTTCGGTCTTTACCTGTGTAGTGATGACCTTTAATTAGTCACCTGTGTAGAAGCCTCAAATAGTCACCTGTGCTTTTCTTTCATAACTTCTGCACCTTTGATTGTGTATAACTTTCACCTGTATAATGATAACCTTTGATCTGATACCTGAGTGGAAGCCTGAAATGGTTACCTGTGCTTCCCTGCTATTACTTCTGCACCTGTCCCTTTGCTAACTTTGAATGTGCATAACTTactcttcattttcatcgttctgCTCAATCACCTTCTCATCTTCACCTAactcttcattttcatcgttctgCTCAATCACCTTCTCATCTTCACCTAactcttcattttcatcgttctgCTCAATCACCTTCTCATCTTCACCTAactcttcattttcatcgttctgCTCAATCACCTTCTCATCTTCACCTaactcttcattttcatcatcctgCTCAATCACCTTCTCATCTTCACCTaactcttcttcccctctattcaccttctcctcctcctcctctttctcacctccttCATAACCagcacaccttccccttcccccttctcattcacttcctcctcctcctcctcctcctcactttctcatcctcacctacctcctcttccctcttcttcacttccttttcctcacctctttcATGAACAgcacatcttcccttcttccccatcattccccttctccttttttctcttcatttccctccttctcttccccattattccccttctccttttttctcttcatttccctcctcttcttcttcattcccttccttctcttccccatcattccccttctcctttttcctcttcatttccctcctcttcctcttaattcccctccttttcttccccatcattccccttctccttttttctcttcatttccctcctcttcattcccttccttctcttcctcttcattcccctcctccttttcctccttctcctcctcccccttctcacctTCTCATTCGTAAACAGCGCATCATTGAACTTCTCCAGCACCTTCACCCTCTGGTCTGGGCCGAGGCGTGTGGAGGCGGCCAGGTCCTGCATGAGTCTGGGGTCAGCCTTCATGGACTGCGACACCCCCGTGGGCACACACAGCTCGGGGATGAGGTAGATGTTGCCCTTCTGTCCGCGGCGCAGGTCACGCTTCCGGGGCTTTGACAGGAGCAGCGGCTGGTGAGGGTCCCGCACGGCTACTTGGTATGCCTGAGGGAGTGGGTGATTAGGGTTggtgtgaggttaggttagggtgtagGTGGTAGGTGTTGATAGGTCTTACATTCtcttcaccattttcatcacctatatatatatccacCTTCCATTATtgttcccttcttcaccctcctctctcAGTCACCCATCATTTCTATCCCCctgtcccttcctcaccttctgtggcttttccgataccctacacccctgtccacccagcagtgaatgggtaccaggtattaatcgggggttgtgtcccgtctcctggggtctgttccc
This genomic interval carries:
- the LOC126986972 gene encoding piwi-like protein Siwi, with the translated sequence MTGRGGRGRARGRGPQQEQQQQQQQQQQPSPTLLSYANQDELSAYLSSLQLQDGRRPVLGGSGRGGGRGKRGGGGGGEQGLASGDGGGRSGGGVGIGSTGEGGGGGGGRGRGVGMAGVGGGGGGGGASAGGVIGAGVGGGRGRGRGARRERRSSTRLQRMSETEEEVVWTRPQHVLTKKGTAGQSILLRTNYYQVMARPEWCLCVYHVAFTPDEPRTPVRKLLLRQHSGVIGHCIFDGAQMFLAHKLPRDPMELASRRPDNGSPYTVRIKFIREIPPSDTQFLQIFSILLRRCYEYLGLTQIGKHYYDAKREVQHPKHQVAVWPGQVSSIRQHEYQVLLMTDVIHKFLRLDTVYNLLRRLHTTNPNNLKWAAGREVIGMVVMTRYNQRTYTISDIAWDLTCLSKFAYQGSQITYLEYYQKAYQVAVRDPHQPLLLSKPRKRDLRRGQKGNIYLIPELCVPTGVSQSMKADPRLMQDLAASTRLGPDQRVKVLEKFNDALFTNEKVKTELDQWGLTFSRELSQVRGRVLPGEVLTQAHRSFTYTGSDGDWAREVKDVPLSVCREVGRWVLVFPARLRQEAEELVVALRKVTPTLGMTMPPPTMESLLQGDGPQDYLKALGKHMGVGLVVCVIPNTRLDRYVAVKRHVCMVMAAPSQMVLAKSLQHKGRLLSIVTRVAIQINCKLGGEAWTVQMPLRNTMVVGYDAYHEGGRRGGASWGAVVASYNQSLTQYYGQVTRHASHQELANNFSAAVTNALAHYARVNGCLPERVLVYRDGVGDGQLAYVKDTEVAAIRNCFAAFNFHPGFSFIVVSKRIHSRLFAEGASSGRPVNPPPGTVCDDVITLPERYDFFLVSQRVTEGTVTPTSYNILVDQNTNLDPDRHQRLAYKLSFLYYNWMGPVRVPAPCLYAHKLASITGQAIHDSPPPSLADKLWYL